The window TATTATCACACAACTTACTTTTTAGCATCTCTTTCTCTCAAAGGAAAGAAGTGTTTCAACTCTCAATTTCATTTACTTCTTTCAATTTTTCAAACAAACAAAATGGCCATAAAAAGATCAAACAAGATGCCACAATCTGCTGTGTTGAAGCAAATCTTGAAAAGGTGTTCGAGTTTGGGAAAGAAAAATAACTACAACGACGACGACGAAAATGGCCTTCCAATTGACGTGCCCAAAGGTCATTTTGCTGTTTACATAGGAGAAAATCGAACACGATACATAATACCAATTTCTTTCTTGAGTTACCCACAATTTCAGTGTCTTCTCCATCGTGCTGAAGAAGAATTTGGCTTTGATCATGATATGGGCATTACCATTCCATGTGAAGAAATCGTTTTCCAATCATTAATTTCGTCCATGTTGCGGTAGAAAAATGAAAAGGGTGATTAGTGTAGTATTAGGTGATAATTAAGGTTTTCAGTGAAGAGAGATGTGCTCAAGATGAAGCAAATTAAATACTGCTTCTCTTTTTTCAACAATCTCTCTTCACTCtattgttattactattattattattttttcttttggttttgtTGACATTCTCTAACGTCGACCCAAGAAGCACATGAAATTTTTGCTTTTGTATGGGTCAGATTTGTAAAAAAGAAAAGCTTCGTAATTTTTCCTCGCAGAGGTGTGCTTTGGTAACACCCTGTGAGAGAAGTTAATATAATATTCCTCCTTTATTCATTTCCTATTTAAGGTTATTTATTATTGTGCGAATCAACTCTTTTTc is drawn from Lycium barbarum isolate Lr01 chromosome 8, ASM1917538v2, whole genome shotgun sequence and contains these coding sequences:
- the LOC132605238 gene encoding protein SMALL AUXIN UP-REGULATED RNA 51-like yields the protein MAIKRSNKMPQSAVLKQILKRCSSLGKKNNYNDDDENGLPIDVPKGHFAVYIGENRTRYIIPISFLSYPQFQCLLHRAEEEFGFDHDMGITIPCEEIVFQSLISSMLR